One Candidatus Omnitrophota bacterium DNA window includes the following coding sequences:
- a CDS encoding ABC transporter permease, with amino-acid sequence MNILQAIGRATLSAGTAIWDVFALFFNTLYWLLFAPFIGKFIGRRYIFQQMVFVGVQSILIVFFVTLFIGIVLAMQGAYQLDKLGAVRFVAALISVSMCREMGPVLIALVVAGRVGSAIAAELGTMKVTEQIEALETMALNPVRFLVVPRFLALLVMLPALTIMGDLVGMFGGYLVGVYNLKISPGLYIKTNFEFLVAKDVMTGLLKSVVFAIIISIIGCYQGLNTKGGAEGVGRSTTLSVVISFILIILADAILTGIFYFANV; translated from the coding sequence ATGAACATATTGCAAGCTATAGGCAGGGCTACCCTGAGCGCGGGTACGGCCATATGGGACGTGTTCGCGTTATTTTTTAACACCCTCTACTGGCTGTTATTCGCGCCTTTTATAGGCAAATTTATCGGGAGGCGGTACATCTTCCAACAGATGGTCTTCGTCGGCGTTCAGTCCATCCTGATAGTATTTTTTGTCACGTTGTTCATAGGAATAGTCCTCGCGATGCAGGGCGCGTACCAGTTGGATAAGCTCGGCGCGGTGAGGTTCGTGGCGGCCCTTATCAGCGTCTCCATGTGCCGTGAGATGGGGCCGGTGCTGATAGCGCTCGTGGTTGCAGGGAGAGTTGGTTCCGCGATAGCGGCGGAACTAGGTACCATGAAAGTGACCGAGCAGATAGAGGCGCTGGAGACGATGGCCCTCAACCCGGTAAGGTTTTTGGTCGTGCCGAGATTTTTAGCCCTCCTCGTCATGCTTCCCGCCCTTACGATAATGGGCGACCTGGTAGGGATGTTCGGAGGGTATCTGGTCGGCGTCTATAACCTCAAGATAAGCCCGGGCCTTTATATAAAGACAAATTTTGAATTCCTCGTGGCGAAGGATGTGATGACCGGCCTTTTAAAGAGCGTCGTCTTCGCCATAATAATATCGATAATCGGGTGCTACCAGGGCCTTAATACTAAAGGCGGCGCCGAGGGTGTCGGGCGCTCGACCACCCTGAGCGTCGTCATTAGTTTTATACTCATAATCCTGGCCGACGCGATATTGACCGGTATATTCTATTTCGCGAACGTGTAA
- a CDS encoding STAS domain-containing protein, whose amino-acid sequence MVVKDRKVGDAVVLEVEGEINFSSSPDFRKAFIKVLDSKAQKAVINLAGVAYVDSSGLATLVEAHQKIKSIGGKLKLASLTPKVKSLFEITKLEKLFEIYATEEDALKSA is encoded by the coding sequence ATGGTAGTAAAAGATAGGAAGGTCGGAGACGCGGTCGTGCTGGAAGTAGAGGGCGAGATAAATTTCAGCTCATCCCCGGATTTCAGGAAGGCCTTTATTAAGGTCCTGGATTCGAAGGCGCAGAAAGCCGTCATAAACCTCGCCGGAGTGGCTTATGTCGACTCGTCCGGACTGGCAACGCTCGTCGAGGCGCACCAGAAGATAAAGAGCATAGGCGGCAAGCTTAAGCTCGCCAGCCTCACTCCTAAGGTGAAGAGCTTGTTTGAAATAACCAAATTAGAGAAACTTTTCGAGATATACGCCACAGAAGAGGATGCCTTAAAGTCCGCTTAA
- a CDS encoding divergent PAP2 family protein: protein MNNSVFLVFQNKVFLATLLGWVTAQTIKIVINSIREKKFNFRWVVSTGGMPSAHSSGVMALATAVGIQQGFDSALFVATLVFAVVIAFDAQGVRRATGQQAEILNKIMDDIYWRRKIQESRLKELIGHTPFEVFVGSLIGIVIAAIIML, encoded by the coding sequence ATGAATAACTCAGTCTTCCTGGTCTTCCAGAACAAGGTTTTTTTGGCCACGCTCCTTGGCTGGGTGACCGCCCAAACCATAAAGATAGTCATAAACAGCATCAGGGAGAAGAAATTTAACTTCCGCTGGGTGGTGAGCACCGGCGGAATGCCCAGCGCCCACTCTTCGGGAGTGATGGCCCTGGCTACCGCCGTCGGCATCCAGCAGGGATTCGATTCGGCGCTTTTTGTCGCCACTCTGGTCTTCGCCGTTGTCATAGCCTTCGACGCGCAGGGTGTCAGGCGCGCCACAGGCCAGCAGGCCGAGATCCTCAACAAGATTATGGATGACATCTACTGGCGCCGTAAGATACAGGAAAGCAGGCTCAAGGAACTCATCGGGCACACGCCTTTTGAAGTATTTGTAGGTTCGTTGATAGGGATAGTGATCGCCGCAATCATAATGCTGTAG
- the folE gene encoding GTP cyclohydrolase I FolE yields the protein MDKKKIMKAVTMILEAVGENPKRKDLQETPRRVAEMYEEIFAGIRQDPARELEVVLDQKHEEIILLKNIPLYSVCEHHLLPFLGRAHIAYIPKEGRVTGLSKLGRAIDILAKRPQVQERLTTQIAEVIMHELKPRGCMVVIEAEHLCMSMRGLKKPGISTVTSAVRGVFRSNEKTRSEALSLMKS from the coding sequence ATGGACAAGAAGAAGATAATGAAGGCCGTGACTATGATACTCGAGGCTGTCGGCGAAAACCCTAAACGCAAGGATTTGCAGGAGACCCCGCGCAGGGTCGCGGAGATGTATGAGGAGATATTCGCCGGAATAAGGCAGGACCCGGCCAGGGAACTCGAGGTCGTCCTCGACCAGAAACACGAGGAGATAATCCTCCTTAAGAATATTCCTCTTTATTCCGTGTGCGAACACCATTTGCTGCCGTTCCTGGGGAGGGCCCATATCGCCTATATCCCCAAAGAGGGCAGGGTGACCGGATTAAGCAAGCTGGGAAGGGCGATCGATATACTCGCCAAGAGGCCGCAGGTGCAGGAGAGGCTTACGACCCAGATCGCCGAGGTGATAATGCACGAGCTCAAGCCGCGCGGATGCATGGTCGTGATAGAGGCGGAACACCTCTGCATGTCGATGAGGGGCCTGAAGAAACCCGGGATATCGACCGTCACGAGCGCGGTCAGGGGCGTATTCCGCTCCAACGAAAAGACGCGCTCCGAGGCGCTCTCCCTGATGAAATCGTGA
- a CDS encoding acetyl-CoA carboxylase carboxyltransferase subunit alpha has protein sequence MNGIGLDFEKPILELERKIEELKKFTSSENIDLSTEIKKLEDKLDKVKKEVFEGLTPWQRVQIARHPKRPYTLDYVGLIMTDFSEIHGDRVFGDDKALICGFAKIDGQKAIVMGHQKGRDTKENLMRNFGSAHPEGYRKAMRVMKMGEKFKLPVIIFIDTPGAYPGIGAEERGQAEAIALNLMEMARIKVPIICFIIGEGGSGGALGIGVGDRICVLENAYYSVISPEGCAAILWKDRARAPDAAKALKLTAQDLLGLGLIDEIVHEPLGGAHRDPAMTAAAIKEAIKRYLKDLSALAPAVLIEARYEKYRKIGAFSTE, from the coding sequence ATGAACGGAATCGGCCTGGATTTCGAAAAACCCATACTTGAGCTCGAACGCAAGATCGAAGAGCTCAAGAAATTCACTTCCTCGGAGAACATAGACCTCTCCACGGAGATAAAGAAACTCGAGGACAAGCTCGACAAGGTAAAAAAAGAGGTCTTCGAAGGGCTCACTCCCTGGCAGAGGGTCCAGATCGCCCGCCATCCCAAAAGGCCTTATACTTTAGATTACGTAGGGCTTATCATGACCGATTTTTCCGAGATACACGGGGACAGGGTCTTCGGCGATGATAAGGCCCTTATATGCGGCTTTGCGAAGATAGACGGACAGAAGGCCATCGTCATGGGCCACCAGAAGGGCCGCGATACCAAAGAGAACCTAATGAGGAACTTCGGTTCCGCGCATCCGGAAGGGTACAGGAAGGCTATGAGGGTGATGAAGATGGGTGAGAAGTTCAAGCTGCCTGTGATAATCTTCATAGATACGCCCGGCGCTTATCCCGGCATCGGCGCGGAAGAGAGGGGACAAGCCGAGGCGATAGCGTTGAACCTCATGGAGATGGCGCGCATAAAGGTGCCGATCATCTGTTTCATCATCGGCGAGGGCGGTTCAGGCGGCGCGTTGGGAATAGGTGTAGGTGACAGGATATGCGTCCTTGAGAACGCGTATTATTCCGTGATCTCGCCCGAAGGCTGTGCCGCAATACTCTGGAAGGACAGGGCAAGGGCCCCGGACGCGGCGAAGGCCCTAAAATTGACCGCGCAGGACCTTTTGGGGCTCGGGCTTATCGATGAAATAGTGCACGAACCTCTGGGCGGCGCCCACCGCGACCCGGCCATGACAGCGGCCGCGATAAAAGAAGCCATAAAAAGATATCTTAAAGACCTTTCGGCCCTGGCGCCGGCTGTTCTCATAGAAGCCAGATACGAAAAATACAGGAAGATAGGAGCGTTCTCAACGGAATGA
- a CDS encoding ATP-binding protein produces MKDLVFEIPSDPKYIKRASAKLLRALRELKLDKETLFDIRLCLEEAVINAIKYGNKLDDRLPVVISYAFSGGKIEITVRDQGAGFDYKATPDPRSDANILKHGGRGIFLINNLMDEVRYNDSGNEIKMIKFISGGKAHGSKR; encoded by the coding sequence ATGAAAGATCTCGTCTTCGAGATACCGAGTGATCCTAAGTATATAAAACGCGCTTCAGCCAAACTGCTCCGCGCGCTCAGGGAACTCAAGCTGGACAAGGAGACGCTCTTCGACATAAGGCTTTGCCTGGAAGAGGCGGTCATAAACGCCATAAAATACGGCAACAAGCTCGACGACAGGCTGCCGGTCGTTATCAGCTACGCGTTTTCCGGGGGGAAGATCGAGATAACCGTCCGCGACCAGGGCGCGGGTTTCGATTACAAGGCCACGCCTGACCCTCGCTCCGACGCGAATATACTCAAGCACGGCGGCCGCGGCATTTTTTTGATAAATAACCTCATGGACGAGGTCAGATATAATGATAGCGGAAACGAGATAAAAATGATAAAATTTATAAGCGGAGGTAAAGCCCATGGTAGTAAAAGATAG
- the mnmE gene encoding tRNA uridine-5-carboxymethylaminomethyl(34) synthesis GTPase MnmE, translating into MKKQHRVDTEDTIAAVSTPLGEGAIGIIRLSGKDAVKIADDVFRSKKGKLPSSFRSFTSHFGHVHDKDTVIDEALLTVMRAPNSYTREDTVEISCHGGVMPLRRSLALVLERGSRLAEPGEFTRRAFINGRLDLTQAEAVLDIIRAKTDASLRAALGQLDGRLSSGLNKIRDELISISANIEASIDFPGEDIEIISEAKIGARLGSVKREVLRLLETAEKGIMLREGISCVICGKPNVGKSSILNALIGRERAIVTHIPGTTRDTIEEFISILGIPFKLADTAGITPTEDIVEREGVLRSREHIEAADLVLLVLDASSRLTDEDRVLLEDTEGRERIIVLNKIDLPRKISLAAPRNETVAEVSAKSGEGIDGLEKKMSEKVFGGGVRAPEGAIVANARQKDALRRSYESLTEAIKAVDGRLSPELIAIELRESLDCIGEMVGETVTDDILDKVFSQFCIGK; encoded by the coding sequence ATGAAAAAACAGCATAGGGTAGATACCGAAGATACCATAGCGGCTGTTTCGACGCCGTTAGGGGAAGGCGCTATCGGGATAATACGCCTGAGCGGCAAGGACGCCGTCAAAATAGCCGACGACGTATTCCGTTCAAAAAAAGGCAAACTTCCGTCGAGCTTCCGTTCTTTCACTTCGCATTTCGGCCATGTCCATGATAAGGATACGGTCATCGACGAGGCTTTATTGACCGTGATGCGCGCCCCTAACAGTTATACCAGGGAAGATACGGTAGAGATAAGCTGCCACGGCGGCGTTATGCCGTTGAGGAGGTCGCTGGCGCTCGTGCTGGAACGCGGATCGCGGCTCGCCGAACCCGGCGAATTCACAAGGCGCGCTTTTATCAACGGCAGGCTCGATCTCACGCAGGCCGAGGCGGTCCTCGATATAATAAGGGCCAAGACCGACGCCTCTCTCAGGGCTGCGTTGGGCCAGCTCGACGGCAGGCTATCGTCCGGACTTAACAAAATAAGGGACGAACTCATCTCGATATCGGCGAACATCGAGGCCTCCATAGATTTTCCCGGTGAGGATATAGAGATAATATCAGAGGCGAAGATAGGCGCGCGCCTTGGATCCGTAAAACGGGAGGTCCTGCGGCTGCTGGAGACGGCGGAGAAAGGGATCATGCTCAGGGAGGGGATATCCTGCGTCATATGCGGCAAACCGAACGTCGGGAAATCAAGCATCCTTAATGCGCTGATCGGCAGGGAGAGGGCCATAGTCACTCACATACCCGGCACGACGAGGGATACCATCGAGGAATTCATTAGTATCTTGGGGATCCCTTTCAAACTGGCGGATACGGCCGGCATCACCCCTACCGAGGACATAGTGGAAAGGGAGGGCGTGCTGAGGAGCCGCGAACATATCGAGGCCGCCGACCTGGTCCTGCTCGTCCTCGACGCGAGTTCCCGCCTTACGGACGAGGACAGGGTATTGCTCGAGGATACGGAAGGCAGGGAGAGGATAATAGTCTTGAACAAGATCGACCTCCCGAGGAAGATATCATTGGCTGCCCCCCGGAATGAAACGGTCGCGGAGGTATCGGCGAAGTCAGGCGAGGGGATAGACGGGCTTGAGAAGAAGATGTCTGAAAAGGTCTTCGGCGGCGGGGTGCGCGCGCCTGAGGGCGCAATAGTCGCAAACGCCAGGCAGAAGGACGCGCTGAGGCGCTCGTACGAATCGCTGACGGAGGCGATCAAAGCGGTAGACGGAAGACTCTCGCCCGAATTGATAGCGATAGAGCTCAGGGAATCGCTGGATTGCATAGGCGAGATGGTCGGAGAGACCGTGACCGACGATATACTCGATAAAGTATTCTCGCAATTTTGTATCGGAAAATAA
- a CDS encoding bifunctional folylpolyglutamate synthase/dihydrofolate synthase — translation MTYQEALKYLDSFIDYEKRAAFDYRAAMRLGRMRALLDGLGNPQRNFRSIHIAGTKGKGSTCAFVYSILKEGGIRAGLYTSPHLLDFKERIRISFPKERNIEEAEVAALVARIKKFLDNFSKSSRFGPPSFFEVYTALAFLFFSIKKTNIAVIEVGMGGRLDATNTLDPLAVGISPVSLDHTDRLGETVEAIAKEKCGIIKENSTVVSAEQEPAVLNCIRKAAADRKAKLYLVGKDISYETLTASPEEQTFNVRGLYGEYALLTTPLLGRHQAANAAAAIGLIESLRARGITICSHNITGGIRNVNWPGRLQVVSRAPWIILDGAQNEASARALKEALGGIFAYKKLYLVFGVSSGKDIKGMARNLFPLADEIFFTKADTPRAISPDKIRKGFPDYEKRSVATFNVKEAVELARRHAGEEDLILVTGSLFVAGEALRCLGRKGVPYEKTA, via the coding sequence ATGACCTATCAGGAAGCGCTAAAATACCTCGATTCATTTATAGACTACGAGAAACGCGCCGCATTCGATTACCGCGCCGCGATGAGACTGGGCAGGATGCGGGCACTGCTCGACGGGTTGGGGAACCCCCAGCGCAATTTCAGGTCGATACACATAGCCGGGACCAAGGGCAAGGGTTCGACCTGCGCGTTCGTATATTCGATATTGAAAGAGGGCGGGATAAGGGCCGGCCTGTATACATCCCCGCATCTGCTGGATTTCAAGGAACGCATAAGGATATCCTTCCCGAAAGAGAGGAATATCGAAGAGGCCGAGGTCGCGGCCCTCGTGGCGAGGATAAAGAAGTTCCTCGACAATTTTTCAAAATCATCCAGGTTCGGTCCGCCCTCCTTCTTCGAGGTCTATACGGCGCTGGCCTTCCTCTTCTTCAGCATAAAGAAAACGAATATCGCCGTGATAGAGGTCGGGATGGGAGGCAGGCTCGACGCCACGAATACTCTCGATCCCCTGGCTGTAGGGATATCCCCGGTAAGCCTCGACCATACGGACAGGCTCGGAGAGACCGTTGAGGCGATCGCGAAGGAGAAGTGCGGCATAATAAAAGAGAATTCCACCGTCGTCTCCGCCGAACAGGAACCGGCGGTATTGAATTGCATACGCAAGGCGGCCGCTGACAGGAAAGCGAAACTTTACCTCGTGGGCAAGGATATATCTTACGAGACGCTTACGGCGAGCCCGGAGGAACAGACTTTCAATGTCCGCGGCCTATACGGCGAATACGCTTTACTGACAACTCCTCTCCTGGGGAGGCATCAGGCCGCGAATGCCGCAGCCGCCATCGGGCTGATAGAATCCCTGAGGGCGCGCGGCATAACGATATGTTCGCATAATATAACCGGCGGCATAAGGAACGTCAATTGGCCGGGCAGGCTCCAGGTCGTCTCAAGAGCGCCGTGGATAATACTCGACGGCGCGCAGAACGAGGCGTCGGCGCGGGCGCTGAAGGAAGCGCTGGGCGGCATATTTGCTTACAAGAAACTCTACCTGGTCTTCGGCGTATCGTCGGGTAAAGATATAAAGGGGATGGCTCGCAACCTTTTTCCTCTCGCGGATGAGATATTTTTCACAAAAGCCGATACGCCGCGGGCCATATCACCCGATAAGATCAGGAAAGGTTTCCCTGATTACGAGAAGAGGTCGGTCGCGACATTCAACGTGAAGGAAGCCGTGGAACTGGCCCGGCGCCACGCGGGAGAGGAAGACCTTATACTTGTCACAGGTTCGCTGTTCGTGGCAGGCGAGGCATTGAGATGTTTAGGCAGGAAGGGCGTGCCGTATGAAAAAACAGCATAG
- a CDS encoding ABC transporter ATP-binding protein: METVIKIENLVKAFDGRRVLDDVSLEVCKSETLVIVGGSGCGKSTLLRHIIGQLKPDSGKIHLFGEDITRLKENQMDRLKKRFGMLFQSAALFDSLTVEENIALPLREHTKLDEHIIKIMVKMKLNQVGLRGFGHLMPSQLSGGMRKRVGLARAIALDPEIIFYDEPSAGLDPVVTAVVDKLIVDLGGALSITSVVVTHDMNSVFRIADRIVMLYKGKVLQIGTKDEIRNSKNEYIQQFINGTIEGPMQFFAPDEGYLEELTK, translated from the coding sequence ATGGAAACAGTCATAAAGATCGAGAACCTCGTGAAAGCGTTCGACGGGCGCCGCGTCCTGGACGACGTAAGCCTCGAGGTCTGTAAAAGTGAGACTTTGGTCATCGTCGGAGGGTCCGGCTGCGGCAAATCTACCCTGCTGCGCCATATAATAGGGCAGTTGAAGCCCGACTCCGGGAAGATCCACCTCTTCGGAGAGGATATAACCCGCCTGAAGGAGAACCAGATGGACCGGCTGAAGAAGCGTTTCGGCATGCTCTTCCAGTCGGCCGCGCTGTTCGATTCTCTTACCGTTGAGGAGAACATTGCCCTCCCGCTCAGGGAGCATACCAAACTCGACGAGCATATCATAAAGATAATGGTAAAGATGAAATTGAACCAGGTAGGGCTTCGCGGTTTCGGCCATCTTATGCCGTCGCAGCTTTCCGGCGGCATGAGGAAGCGTGTCGGCCTCGCCCGCGCCATAGCATTAGACCCTGAAATTATATTCTATGATGAGCCGTCAGCCGGGCTCGACCCGGTCGTTACCGCGGTCGTCGACAAGCTGATAGTCGACCTCGGCGGCGCGTTATCTATCACGTCTGTCGTGGTCACCCATGACATGAATTCCGTCTTCAGGATAGCCGACAGGATAGTGATGCTGTATAAAGGCAAGGTCCTGCAGATCGGGACGAAAGACGAGATAAGGAATTCCAAGAACGAATATATCCAGCAGTTCATAAACGGGACCATAGAAGGCCCGATGCAGTTCTTTGCGCCTGATGAAGGATACCTCGAAGAGTTGACAAAATAA
- a CDS encoding L,D-transpeptidase family protein, with protein sequence MKIKAFLPAVVITVAIIGLLVIFLPKMQLGSKEGALISGARALDKEGRSEEAIKELEKVIAAYPDSKKSGDALISLAALYEKQGKLSEARDSYRKAYESYPDPGIVNTAKPKAEELSMKILFSPIVDSDSKEYTVQAGDTLVKIARVFGTTVDLIRKSNNLTGDNIRQGQRLKVVTSRFSVVVDKSQNILMLKQNDNVMKTYKVATGLNNCTPVGTFKITTKLVDPVWYKTGAAVPPGSPENILGTRWMGISKEGYGIHGTTDPSSLGKQVTAGCVRMLNSEVEELYGILPEGTEVTIVD encoded by the coding sequence ATGAAGATCAAAGCTTTTTTGCCCGCGGTAGTTATCACGGTAGCCATAATAGGACTGTTAGTGATATTCCTGCCGAAGATGCAGCTCGGCTCCAAGGAAGGGGCCCTGATAAGCGGGGCGCGGGCGCTTGATAAGGAAGGCAGGTCCGAAGAGGCCATAAAGGAGCTCGAAAAGGTCATCGCCGCATACCCCGACAGCAAGAAGTCCGGGGATGCGCTCATCTCGCTCGCTGCGCTCTACGAGAAACAAGGCAAGCTCTCCGAGGCGAGGGACTCCTACAGGAAGGCATACGAGTCATATCCAGACCCGGGAATAGTGAATACCGCGAAGCCGAAGGCGGAAGAGCTCAGCATGAAGATACTCTTCTCTCCGATCGTGGACAGCGACAGCAAGGAATATACCGTCCAGGCCGGCGATACGCTGGTCAAGATAGCGAGGGTCTTCGGTACGACCGTCGACCTTATCAGAAAGTCCAATAACCTTACCGGCGATAACATAAGGCAGGGGCAGAGGCTGAAGGTCGTGACCTCGAGGTTCAGCGTAGTAGTCGATAAATCGCAGAATATACTCATGCTCAAGCAGAACGATAACGTGATGAAGACCTACAAGGTCGCCACCGGCCTGAATAACTGCACGCCCGTAGGCACTTTCAAGATAACGACGAAACTGGTCGACCCGGTCTGGTATAAGACGGGCGCGGCCGTCCCTCCGGGAAGCCCGGAGAATATACTGGGGACGCGCTGGATGGGCATTTCCAAGGAAGGATACGGTATTCACGGCACGACCGATCCGTCCTCCCTCGGAAAACAGGTGACGGCCGGCTGCGTAAGGATGCTTAACAGCGAAGTCGAGGAACTTTACGGTATATTGCCGGAAGGCACAGAAGTCACGATAGTCGACTAA